The Leptospira hartskeerlii genome contains a region encoding:
- the purN gene encoding phosphoribosylglycinamide formyltransferase has protein sequence MASLIPKPRKKLVFLASGRGSNLKAVLQVIQKGKIPGNPAFLVTDNPEAGSIQIAASHNVPAKILDWKSYSKKEEYHLDLLRTLEEISPDLIVACGYMRILKPEIIRAFQNRIINIHPSLLPSFTGLHAQKQAFDYGVKFAGCTAHFVDEGVDSGPIILQGVVKIEEGMTERELTLAILKEEHKILPLAVKYFCEDRLFIKDRKVSIL, from the coding sequence TTGGCAAGTCTGATTCCCAAACCCAGAAAAAAGCTTGTCTTTTTGGCCTCTGGGCGGGGGAGCAACCTGAAAGCTGTCCTTCAGGTGATCCAAAAGGGAAAAATTCCCGGAAATCCTGCATTTTTAGTCACAGACAACCCTGAGGCAGGTTCTATACAGATTGCTGCTAGCCATAATGTGCCGGCCAAAATTTTAGACTGGAAGTCTTATTCCAAAAAAGAAGAATACCATCTGGATCTTCTCCGTACCCTGGAAGAAATCTCCCCGGATCTGATCGTGGCCTGCGGGTACATGAGAATTCTAAAACCGGAAATCATCCGAGCCTTTCAAAATAGGATCATCAATATACACCCTTCTCTTCTTCCCTCCTTTACCGGTCTGCATGCTCAGAAACAGGCATTCGATTATGGGGTCAAGTTCGCGGGTTGCACCGCTCATTTTGTGGATGAAGGTGTGGATTCTGGTCCTATTATTTTGCAAGGAGTTGTTAAAATCGAGGAAGGAATGACCGAAAGAGAATTGACTCTTGCCATTCTCAAAGAGGAACATAAAATCCTGCCCCTCGCGGTTAAATACTTCTGCGAAGATCGGCTCTTCATCAAAGACAGGAAGGTCTCAATCCTCTAG
- a CDS encoding HNH endonuclease, giving the protein MDVLTQPVLVLNATYVPVAIRTVKDAVILLILRKAELIKDEKGLFIRSEKLKLSTPRIILLTDYYKVPKRKHKLSRENIFLRDDHECVYCRRKLPSSKLTLDHVIPKSRWEEIPREKKPKDYHTWENLVTACRDCNTRKGNKLLQELKWEIPENRSTNKRRFPQFSVSTQLVEKFGWADYIHS; this is encoded by the coding sequence ATGGATGTTCTAACCCAACCTGTGTTGGTGCTGAACGCGACCTATGTCCCGGTTGCGATCCGGACCGTTAAAGACGCCGTTATCCTTCTTATTCTTAGAAAAGCAGAACTCATTAAAGACGAAAAAGGCCTATTTATCAGGTCTGAAAAGCTTAAGTTATCCACTCCACGAATTATTCTACTCACAGACTATTACAAGGTCCCTAAACGTAAGCATAAGCTCTCTAGAGAAAATATATTCCTGCGAGATGATCATGAATGCGTCTACTGCAGGCGTAAACTTCCTTCTTCCAAACTTACCTTAGATCATGTGATCCCTAAAAGTCGTTGGGAAGAGATCCCTCGGGAAAAAAAACCGAAGGATTATCATACCTGGGAAAACCTGGTCACAGCTTGCCGGGACTGCAATACCAGAAAAGGAAACAAACTTCTCCAAGAACTCAAGTGGGAGATCCCTGAAAATCGGTCGACAAACAAGAGACGTTTTCCACAATTTTCAGTATCCACCCAATTGGTCGAAAAATTCGGCTGGGCGGATTATATACACAGCTAA
- a CDS encoding molecular chaperone DnaJ: protein MEDGDLLSRALDFYGLPKKFDANLVRSRFRELSRKYHPDSGEYETDLLFKELVQLRDVLLSSLQNDSFVILENSKEDPEGFQFYKLAKQKAAQAIEKYFQFTDGNPVYLKKEDNPALLRLREELETAKKELEEFLEKFPKSIWKEDTESTLKKISVWFKD, encoded by the coding sequence TTGGAAGACGGGGACCTGCTGAGCCGTGCCCTGGACTTTTACGGACTCCCCAAAAAATTCGACGCAAATCTAGTCCGGAGCAGATTCCGGGAACTTTCTCGTAAATATCATCCGGATTCCGGAGAATATGAAACGGATCTTTTGTTTAAGGAATTGGTCCAATTAAGGGATGTTTTGTTATCTTCTCTCCAAAACGATTCTTTTGTAATTTTAGAAAATTCTAAAGAAGATCCGGAAGGATTTCAATTTTATAAGCTCGCTAAACAAAAAGCTGCCCAAGCGATCGAAAAATATTTTCAGTTCACTGACGGAAATCCGGTATACTTAAAGAAAGAAGATAATCCGGCACTTCTACGTTTAAGAGAAGAATTAGAAACCGCTAAAAAAGAATTGGAAGAGTTTTTGGAAAAATTTCCCAAAAGTATCTGGAAAGAAGATACTGAGAGCACTCTTAAAAAGATAAGCGTATGGTTTAAAGATTAA
- a CDS encoding DedA family protein, with translation MDLVNIPDLVNFFSRFGNEFSYLAVFSTLILCGFGLPIPEDISLVSGGVLAGLGYANEHVMFGVGMAGVLVGDGSVFLLGRVFGEKVLQIPFIAKFLTPERFSKVQEKFSQYGNWVVFMARFMPGLRMPIYLTAGTSDRISFFRFLFLDMFAAAISVPIWVYLGHYGAKNLDQLSNLVHQGQITVFALLGILVLALVLYFTIKKKRSGK, from the coding sequence ATGGATCTAGTTAATATCCCGGACTTAGTAAATTTTTTTTCCCGCTTTGGAAATGAGTTCTCTTACCTAGCAGTTTTCTCTACCCTTATTCTATGCGGTTTCGGTCTTCCGATCCCTGAGGATATCTCCCTGGTTTCCGGAGGAGTTTTAGCTGGTTTAGGCTACGCAAATGAACATGTAATGTTCGGAGTAGGAATGGCTGGAGTTCTTGTAGGAGACGGTTCCGTATTTTTACTCGGAAGGGTTTTTGGAGAGAAGGTACTACAAATTCCTTTTATCGCCAAATTTTTAACCCCGGAAAGATTTTCCAAAGTTCAGGAGAAATTTTCCCAATACGGAAATTGGGTTGTATTCATGGCTAGGTTCATGCCAGGTCTTAGGATGCCAATCTATCTAACTGCCGGGACTTCGGATCGAATTTCCTTCTTTAGATTTTTGTTTTTGGATATGTTCGCTGCGGCGATCTCTGTTCCGATCTGGGTTTATCTTGGTCACTATGGTGCAAAAAATTTGGACCAGCTCAGTAACTTAGTCCACCAAGGCCAAATTACAGTCTTTGCATTATTAGGAATTCTTGTATTAGCCCTTGTTCTATATTTCACGATCAAAAAGAAACGTTCCGGGAAATAA
- a CDS encoding LIC11661 family lipoprotein yields MNLFLSRRICIFFSNLLLILSLVSCYNYSTNRIVTTPPTLVGITLIGTGVYELRLRAGNPEAFFSGYTLYTGSTADASRNPADFSSGKACELPLNMLPNQPKEYSIEVNPTAGPLAVPGAGENTNRVCKIVATLNSGDYVTLRSSVISLDLNSGTKDIYVFSMPSNTLQVP; encoded by the coding sequence ATGAATCTTTTTTTATCCAGAAGAATATGTATATTCTTCTCTAATCTACTACTCATCCTTTCCTTAGTATCTTGTTATAATTATTCCACAAATCGGATCGTAACGACGCCGCCTACTTTGGTGGGAATCACTTTGATCGGTACTGGAGTTTACGAACTCAGATTGAGGGCCGGAAATCCGGAAGCATTTTTTAGCGGTTATACTTTGTATACAGGAAGTACTGCGGACGCATCTAGGAATCCTGCAGATTTTTCTTCCGGAAAAGCATGTGAACTTCCTTTGAATATGCTTCCAAACCAACCAAAAGAATATTCAATAGAAGTAAATCCGACTGCCGGTCCACTCGCAGTTCCTGGCGCTGGAGAAAATACGAACAGAGTCTGTAAGATTGTGGCTACTTTAAATTCAGGGGATTACGTAACTCTTAGATCTTCAGTGATCTCTTTGGATCTGAATAGTGGAACAAAAGATATCTATGTATTCTCTATGCCTTCGAATACATTACAAGTCCCTTAA
- the fliS gene encoding flagellar export chaperone FliS encodes MSLARKSTASVEQYKSNEISTVSQGRLIVMLYEGAIRFLNVAIENNTPRKYDVVNNNILKAQEIVTELMLALNMENGGEVANNLLGIYVYIKKRLLEANMKKDSEILSEIIKYLEDLKLAWEEIEKKEKTSSVVPMPAAGSRGTGLSLQG; translated from the coding sequence ATGTCACTTGCTAGAAAATCGACGGCGTCCGTCGAACAGTATAAATCCAATGAAATTTCTACTGTGAGTCAGGGCCGGCTTATCGTGATGTTATATGAAGGGGCAATTCGCTTCCTGAACGTTGCCATCGAGAATAATACACCCCGCAAGTACGACGTGGTGAACAATAATATCCTAAAAGCCCAAGAAATTGTGACTGAACTGATGCTTGCTCTTAACATGGAGAACGGCGGAGAGGTTGCAAACAACCTTCTTGGAATTTATGTTTATATTAAAAAGCGCTTATTAGAAGCCAATATGAAGAAGGACAGTGAGATCCTTTCCGAAATTATCAAATACCTGGAAGATCTAAAACTTGCTTGGGAAGAAATTGAGAAGAAGGAAAAAACTTCTTCCGTGGTTCCAATGCCTGCTGCCGGTTCGAGAGGTACTGGACTCTCTCTCCAAGGTTAG
- a CDS encoding deoxyguanosinetriphosphate triphosphohydrolase — MIQAENSLLASYAVLQDETGGREYKEEEHPYRIPFQRDRDRVVHSSAFKRLQYKTQVFVYSVGENYRNRLTHTLEVAGISRTIASALGLNSLLAETIALAHDLGHTPFGHAGQDMLSDLMGEFGGFEHNKQSVRIVTMLETRYPEFPGLNLSKETIKGMMKHGAEYGGSNFGKERKEEGPSLEAQCADVADEIAYTSHDIDDGLEMGYLKAEDLNSLSLWAETSEILKGKFPKLAGKVFVRTVIRELTNSMVSNMIRTIESRISDWKISDRNDLNLAYQDGKRIATYEPAYGEKVRELKSFLYKTLYRHPSVIVTSDRGRDIIETLFFHFRKQPDSIPETYKRRIEKEGLERCVCDYVAGMTDRYAEEMASTIGK, encoded by the coding sequence ATTATCCAAGCCGAAAATTCTCTATTAGCAAGCTACGCAGTTTTACAGGACGAAACTGGAGGAAGAGAATACAAAGAAGAAGAACACCCGTACCGTATTCCTTTCCAAAGAGATAGAGACAGGGTAGTTCACTCCAGCGCATTCAAAAGATTACAATATAAAACCCAAGTGTTCGTTTACTCAGTAGGGGAAAATTATCGCAATCGCCTCACTCATACTTTAGAAGTTGCAGGGATTTCTAGAACGATCGCTTCCGCATTAGGACTCAATTCTTTACTTGCAGAAACGATCGCACTCGCTCATGACCTAGGCCATACGCCTTTCGGACATGCAGGCCAAGATATGCTTTCCGATTTGATGGGCGAATTCGGTGGATTCGAACATAACAAACAATCGGTGAGGATCGTTACAATGTTGGAAACACGTTATCCGGAATTCCCTGGATTAAATCTTTCCAAAGAGACCATAAAAGGTATGATGAAACACGGAGCGGAATATGGCGGTTCCAATTTTGGAAAGGAAAGAAAAGAAGAAGGCCCGAGTTTAGAAGCACAATGTGCGGATGTAGCGGATGAGATCGCGTATACTAGTCATGATATAGATGATGGATTAGAAATGGGATATCTAAAAGCGGAAGATCTGAATTCACTGTCCCTTTGGGCAGAAACTTCTGAAATATTGAAAGGTAAATTTCCAAAACTAGCTGGAAAAGTATTCGTTCGAACTGTAATCAGAGAACTGACCAATAGTATGGTTTCTAATATGATCAGAACTATTGAATCGAGGATCTCCGATTGGAAAATTTCGGATCGAAATGATTTGAATCTTGCCTACCAAGATGGAAAAAGGATCGCAACGTACGAGCCCGCTTATGGGGAGAAGGTCCGGGAATTAAAATCCTTTTTATACAAAACATTGTATAGACATCCTTCCGTAATAGTTACAAGCGATAGAGGGAGAGATATTATAGAAACATTATTTTTCCATTTCAGAAAACAGCCTGACTCAATTCCAGAAACCTACAAGAGAAGGATCGAAAA